Proteins encoded together in one Litorilinea aerophila window:
- a CDS encoding NAD(P)-binding domain-containing protein produces the protein MNTAHDYLIIGAGPAGLQLAYYMEKSGRDYLILEREKNPGAFFEKFPRHGMLISINKVFTGTDHPERNMRWDWNSLLSDEYELVFKNYTRRYFPTPDVLCRYLSDFAQRYQLRVQYNTSVVQVRKEDGLFHVTDAQGNTYLGRRLIVATGLFKPYIPDFPGVEYCDNYVTHNTDPELYRNKRVLILGKGNSAFETANHLVETAAAIHVCSPNSVKFAWQTHYVGHLRAVNNDFLDTYQLKSQNTVIDGTVMKVEREGNRYCVHIAYSHAKGQTTMREYDHVILCTGFQFDNSIFHESCRPELAIHNRFPAQTAEWESTNVPGMYFAGTLMQACDYKKTMSGFIHGFRYNVRTLSRLLEVKYHGTPWPSESVPLTPRAVLDKVLDRINNGSGIFLQPGFLQDVVVADEEAGMAHYYEDLRADYIHQSPFGANSHYYTVSLEYGHFMGDPFNIERDPSPERAHEAAYLHPVIRRFNQGRLVSEHHIQDDLESEWYLDEYVKPALAYFKSQLSATRDTQPILG, from the coding sequence ATGAACACCGCCCATGACTATCTGATTATCGGCGCCGGCCCGGCCGGCCTGCAGCTGGCCTATTATATGGAGAAGAGCGGCCGGGATTACCTGATCCTGGAGCGGGAGAAGAATCCTGGCGCGTTCTTCGAGAAGTTTCCCCGCCATGGCATGTTGATTTCCATCAACAAAGTCTTCACCGGCACCGATCATCCGGAGCGCAACATGCGGTGGGATTGGAATTCCCTGCTCTCCGATGAGTATGAGCTGGTCTTCAAGAATTACACCAGGCGCTACTTCCCCACGCCGGATGTTCTCTGCCGCTACCTGAGCGACTTTGCCCAGCGCTATCAACTGCGGGTGCAGTACAACACGTCGGTGGTCCAGGTGCGCAAAGAAGATGGCCTCTTCCACGTGACCGACGCCCAGGGCAACACCTACCTGGGACGGCGGCTCATCGTGGCCACGGGTCTCTTCAAGCCCTACATTCCCGACTTCCCCGGCGTGGAGTACTGCGACAACTACGTGACCCACAACACCGATCCCGAGCTCTACCGGAACAAACGGGTGCTCATCCTGGGCAAGGGGAACTCGGCCTTTGAAACGGCCAATCACCTGGTGGAGACAGCGGCCGCCATCCACGTGTGCAGCCCCAACTCGGTGAAGTTCGCCTGGCAGACCCACTACGTGGGCCACCTGCGGGCCGTGAACAACGACTTCCTGGACACCTACCAGCTCAAGTCCCAGAACACGGTGATCGACGGCACGGTCATGAAGGTGGAGCGGGAGGGCAACCGCTACTGCGTGCACATCGCCTACAGCCACGCCAAGGGCCAGACCACCATGCGGGAATACGACCACGTGATCCTGTGCACGGGCTTCCAGTTCGACAACTCCATCTTCCACGAGAGCTGCCGGCCGGAGCTGGCCATCCACAACCGCTTCCCGGCCCAGACCGCGGAGTGGGAGTCGACCAACGTGCCTGGCATGTATTTCGCCGGCACGCTCATGCAGGCCTGTGACTACAAAAAGACCATGTCCGGCTTCATCCACGGCTTCCGCTACAACGTGCGCACCCTGAGCCGCCTGCTGGAGGTCAAGTACCACGGCACCCCCTGGCCCAGCGAGTCGGTGCCCCTGACGCCCCGGGCCGTGTTGGACAAAGTGCTGGACCGGATCAACAACGGCTCTGGCATCTTCCTGCAGCCGGGCTTCCTGCAGGATGTGGTCGTGGCGGACGAGGAGGCGGGCATGGCCCACTACTACGAAGACCTGCGGGCCGACTATATTCACCAGAGCCCCTTCGGCGCCAACAGTCACTACTACACCGTCAGCCTGGAGTACGGTCACTTCATGGGCGACCCCTTCAACATAGAGCGGGATCCGTCGCCGGAGAGAGCCCACGAGGCGGCCTACCTGCACCCGGTCATCCGCCGCTTCAACCAGGGCCGGCTGGTCTCGGAGCATCACATCCAGGACGACCTGGAGAGCGAGTGGTACCTGGACGAATACGTGAAGCCCGCGCTGGCCTATTTCAAGTCTCAGCTCTCTGCGACCCGGGATACCCAGCCCATCCTGGGTTGA
- a CDS encoding glycosyltransferase family 4 protein — MRIAIYHNLPSGGAKRALQELVKGLGPRHHVDVFTLSSADHGFADLRPYVNGHQVMDFQPLPLFRSPWGRLNQLMRMADLLRLQQLTRRLAQTLEQGDYDVAFVQPCQFEVSPSLLSRLQTVPTVYFCQEPLRRVYEPMPARPYNQPRNSWRRRLDRLDPLPGLYHLLLKQADRHNVRQADRVLVNSHFVRRAVDRIYGVEAHVSYLGVDVRQFRPLGLAREKMVLSVGSLTPLKGFDFLIRSLARLPAADRPRLAIASNFQNPPERDYLHQLAAELDVELALLGNVSDQRLVELYNQAQVTVYAPVREPFGLVALESMACGTPVIAVREGGTQETVLHDQTGLLVRRDEREFAEALARLLSNPAQAREYGQAGREHVVRHWSWSRAVSTLEGHLEMAIQSRLQPLGAPQPLHESR, encoded by the coding sequence ATGCGAATCGCCATCTACCACAACCTGCCGTCCGGCGGGGCCAAAAGGGCTCTCCAGGAATTGGTGAAGGGGCTGGGCCCGCGCCATCACGTGGACGTCTTCACCCTCAGCAGCGCGGACCATGGATTTGCCGACCTGCGGCCCTACGTGAACGGCCATCAGGTGATGGATTTTCAACCCCTGCCCCTGTTCCGTTCGCCTTGGGGCCGGCTGAACCAGCTCATGCGCATGGCCGATCTCCTGCGGCTGCAGCAGCTGACCCGGCGGCTGGCCCAGACCCTGGAGCAGGGGGACTATGACGTGGCCTTCGTGCAGCCCTGTCAGTTCGAGGTCAGCCCATCCTTGCTCAGCCGGCTGCAGACGGTCCCCACGGTCTATTTCTGTCAGGAGCCCCTGCGTCGAGTGTACGAGCCTATGCCGGCCCGCCCCTACAACCAGCCTCGGAATTCCTGGCGTCGTCGGCTGGACCGGCTGGATCCCCTGCCGGGGCTCTATCACCTGCTCCTCAAGCAGGCCGACCGCCACAACGTGCGCCAGGCCGACCGGGTGCTGGTGAACTCCCACTTCGTCCGCCGGGCGGTGGATCGCATCTACGGGGTGGAGGCCCACGTCAGCTACCTGGGCGTGGATGTGCGCCAGTTTCGGCCCCTGGGGCTGGCCCGGGAGAAGATGGTGCTCTCGGTGGGCTCCTTGACGCCCCTCAAGGGCTTCGACTTCCTGATCCGCTCCCTGGCCCGGCTACCCGCTGCCGACCGGCCCCGGCTGGCCATCGCCAGCAACTTCCAGAACCCGCCTGAGCGGGATTACCTGCACCAGCTCGCGGCTGAGCTGGATGTGGAGCTGGCGCTGTTGGGCAACGTCAGCGATCAGCGGCTGGTGGAGCTGTACAACCAGGCCCAGGTCACTGTCTACGCGCCCGTTCGGGAGCCCTTTGGGTTGGTGGCCCTGGAATCCATGGCCTGCGGCACGCCGGTGATCGCCGTGCGGGAGGGCGGCACCCAGGAGACAGTCCTCCACGATCAGACGGGCCTGCTGGTCCGGCGGGATGAGCGGGAGTTTGCCGAGGCCCTGGCCCGGCTGCTGTCGAATCCAGCCCAGGCCCGGGAATATGGCCAGGCCGGGCGGGAGCATGTAGTCCGCCACTGGAGCTGGTCCCGGGCTGTGTCTACCCTGGAGGGGCACCTGGAGATGGCCATCCAGTCGCGGCTGCAGCCGCTGGGCGCTCCCCAGCCGCTCCACGAATCCCGGTAG
- a CDS encoding sulfite exporter TauE/SafE family protein: MQTSDVTIEQPGALAPLAPIVYRPLRYWAWWMPLFVVVWALVLFVAFPDPVGLLQRNWPLFFVGFAGAMLGNATAVGGGLVFIPVMIWVYHLPAVMALKLALGSQCFGMTSGAIGWSRRGVVPFHLLRVAVPALLLGSTVSSLIIRPNPLLVKGLFGPVSILIGLITLILLDRYSGGEDVPRRAYPALAAMAFLGGMLTGWVAIGEGEVVAAFLMLAYGLRAERGIGLGVVLLAINSVFLATIHQLFLGGLPWELILFTGFGCVFGGRMGPYLSQWIGPRRLKIGFAVIAIVDGSIFLFQFVSSYLS; encoded by the coding sequence ATGCAAACATCGGATGTCACCATCGAGCAACCCGGGGCCCTGGCGCCCCTGGCTCCCATCGTCTACCGGCCCCTGCGCTACTGGGCCTGGTGGATGCCCCTCTTCGTAGTCGTGTGGGCTCTGGTTCTGTTTGTGGCTTTTCCCGATCCGGTTGGTTTGTTGCAGCGCAACTGGCCCCTGTTTTTCGTGGGCTTTGCCGGCGCCATGCTGGGCAACGCCACTGCGGTAGGCGGCGGCCTGGTCTTCATCCCGGTGATGATCTGGGTCTATCACCTGCCAGCGGTGATGGCCCTGAAGCTGGCCTTGGGCAGCCAGTGCTTCGGCATGACCAGCGGCGCCATTGGCTGGAGTCGCCGGGGTGTGGTACCCTTTCACCTGTTGCGGGTGGCGGTGCCGGCCCTGCTGCTGGGCAGCACCGTCAGCTCGCTGATCATCCGCCCCAATCCCCTGCTGGTCAAGGGGCTCTTTGGTCCGGTTTCCATCCTCATCGGCCTCATCACCCTGATCCTGTTAGACCGTTACAGCGGCGGGGAGGATGTGCCCCGGCGGGCATATCCGGCGTTGGCGGCCATGGCCTTCCTGGGAGGCATGCTCACCGGCTGGGTGGCCATCGGGGAAGGGGAGGTGGTGGCGGCGTTCCTGATGCTGGCCTATGGCCTGCGGGCCGAGCGGGGCATTGGCCTGGGGGTGGTGCTGCTGGCCATCAATTCTGTCTTCCTGGCCACCATCCATCAGTTGTTTCTGGGCGGCCTGCCCTGGGAGCTGATCCTCTTCACAGGTTTTGGCTGCGTCTTCGGCGGCCGCATGGGTCCCTACCTCAGCCAGTGGATTGGGCCACGTCGCCTCAAAATCGGTTTTGCTGTCATCGCCATCGTGGATGGCAGCATCTTCCTGTTTCAGTTTGTGTCGTCTTACCTGTCCTGA
- a CDS encoding acyl-CoA dehydrogenase family protein produces the protein MDFAWSEEQLAYKKAVIDFAQKELNDDLIARDHAGQFSLENWRKCARFGIQGLPMPEEYGGSNADILTTMLVMEGLGYGCRDNGLIFAINAQLLSVQMPILLFGTEAQKQKYLCPMCSGEMIGAHGMSEPDSGSDAYSLRTRATRVDGGYVLNGTKTFVTNAPVADMALVFATVAPERGMWGITAFLVDKGTPGFTVSRNLEKMGLRTSPMGELIFQDCFIPEENRLGPEGIGAKIFNGSMEWERSCILASQLGAMERQLEEAVRYARERRQFGQPIGKFQSVANRIVDMKIRLETSRLLLYQVAWLKQMGKPAVMEAAMAKLYLSECFVQSSLDAVRTFGGYGYMTEFEVERDLRDAVGGTLYSGTSDIQRNIIARMLGL, from the coding sequence ATGGATTTTGCCTGGTCGGAAGAACAGCTTGCCTACAAGAAAGCTGTCATCGACTTTGCTCAAAAAGAATTGAACGACGATTTAATCGCCCGGGATCACGCCGGCCAGTTCTCGCTGGAAAACTGGCGCAAATGCGCCCGCTTTGGCATCCAGGGGCTGCCCATGCCCGAGGAGTACGGGGGCAGCAACGCGGACATCCTCACCACCATGCTGGTGATGGAAGGGCTGGGCTACGGCTGCCGGGACAACGGCCTGATCTTTGCCATCAACGCCCAGCTCCTGAGCGTCCAGATGCCCATCCTGCTCTTTGGCACAGAAGCCCAGAAGCAGAAATACCTGTGCCCCATGTGTAGCGGCGAGATGATCGGCGCCCATGGCATGTCGGAGCCCGACTCCGGGTCCGACGCCTACAGCCTGCGCACCCGGGCTACCCGGGTGGATGGCGGCTACGTGCTCAACGGCACCAAGACCTTCGTCACCAACGCGCCCGTGGCCGACATGGCCCTGGTCTTCGCCACTGTGGCCCCGGAGCGGGGCATGTGGGGCATCACCGCCTTTCTGGTGGACAAGGGCACGCCGGGCTTCACCGTGAGCCGGAACCTGGAGAAGATGGGCCTGCGCACCTCTCCCATGGGGGAGCTCATCTTCCAGGATTGCTTCATCCCGGAGGAGAACCGGCTGGGCCCCGAGGGCATCGGCGCCAAGATCTTCAATGGCTCCATGGAATGGGAGCGAAGCTGCATCCTGGCCAGCCAGCTGGGTGCCATGGAGCGGCAGCTGGAGGAGGCCGTCCGCTATGCCCGGGAGCGGCGCCAGTTCGGCCAGCCCATCGGCAAGTTCCAATCCGTGGCCAACCGCATCGTGGACATGAAGATCCGCCTGGAGACCAGCCGCCTGCTCCTCTACCAGGTGGCCTGGCTGAAGCAGATGGGCAAGCCCGCGGTGATGGAGGCGGCCATGGCCAAGCTTTACCTGAGCGAATGCTTCGTCCAATCCAGCCTGGACGCGGTGCGGACCTTCGGCGGCTACGGCTACATGACCGAGTTTGAAGTGGAGCGGGATCTGCGGGACGCGGTGGGCGGCACCCTCTATTCGGGGACGTCGGACATCCAGCGCAACATCATTGCCCGTATGTTGGGCCTGTGA
- a CDS encoding amino acid adenylation domain-containing protein, translating into MRYLLTDGVRDAAQVAPEREAVRCNGQSLSYGELWQRALALAWTLRDQGVARGDRVGIYFNKSLESAVALYGIMLAGAAYVPLDPFAPLERLRYVIQDCGIQVLVTGEGKRPDLARLAAALPELHCCVGVAPGDDLPTAAIPWDQVVGGPERGLPVPNLVEQDLAYILYTSGSTGNPKGIMHTHRSGLSFAEWAAHTYELRAEDRVSNHAPLHFDLSTFDFFATAIAGGTVVIIPEVVTKFPASLAKLMEQERLSVWYSVPFALIQLLLRGGLAARDLSSLRWVLFAGEPFPTKHLRDLMAQLPGARFSNLYGPTETNVCTYYHVPPLPADSDEPIPIGRPCANVEDLVLDGDDRPVAPGEVGELLIRSPLVMQGYWGRPDLTARGFYHRTIAGQMEAIYYRTGDLVMLQPDGNYKYLGRKDRQIKTRGYRVELDEIEVALLAHPAVHEAAVYPVPDGQGSNLIKAAVVPTPGESLTVSMLMEHLSSRLPAYAVPAAIDILEEFPRTSTGKINRRELQALAATAQA; encoded by the coding sequence ATGCGATATCTGTTGACAGACGGCGTTCGGGATGCCGCCCAGGTTGCGCCAGAGCGGGAAGCGGTGCGCTGCAACGGCCAGAGCCTCTCCTATGGGGAGCTGTGGCAGCGGGCCCTGGCCCTGGCATGGACCCTGCGCGACCAGGGCGTGGCCCGGGGCGACCGGGTGGGCATCTACTTCAACAAATCTCTGGAATCGGCGGTGGCCCTGTATGGGATCATGCTGGCTGGCGCTGCCTACGTGCCCCTGGATCCTTTCGCTCCCCTGGAGCGGCTGCGCTATGTGATCCAGGACTGTGGCATCCAGGTCCTGGTGACCGGCGAGGGGAAACGGCCGGATCTGGCCCGGCTGGCTGCGGCCCTGCCGGAGTTGCATTGCTGCGTAGGCGTGGCCCCCGGCGACGACCTGCCCACAGCCGCCATCCCCTGGGATCAGGTGGTGGGCGGGCCGGAGCGGGGCCTGCCGGTCCCCAACCTGGTGGAGCAGGATCTGGCCTACATCCTCTACACCTCGGGGTCCACCGGCAACCCCAAGGGGATCATGCACACCCATCGCAGTGGGCTGAGTTTTGCCGAGTGGGCGGCCCACACCTACGAGCTTCGGGCCGAGGACCGGGTCAGCAACCATGCGCCCCTGCACTTCGACCTGTCCACCTTTGACTTCTTTGCCACCGCCATCGCCGGCGGCACCGTGGTCATCATTCCCGAGGTGGTCACCAAGTTCCCGGCCAGCCTGGCCAAATTGATGGAGCAGGAGCGGCTGAGCGTCTGGTACTCGGTGCCCTTCGCCCTGATCCAGCTCCTGCTGCGGGGAGGGCTGGCGGCCCGGGACCTGAGTTCCCTGCGCTGGGTGCTCTTTGCGGGGGAGCCCTTCCCCACCAAGCACCTGCGGGATCTGATGGCCCAGTTGCCCGGGGCCCGCTTCAGCAACCTGTACGGCCCCACCGAGACCAACGTCTGCACCTATTATCATGTGCCTCCCCTGCCGGCGGACTCGGACGAGCCCATTCCCATCGGCCGCCCCTGCGCCAACGTGGAGGACCTGGTACTGGACGGCGACGACCGGCCGGTGGCGCCGGGCGAGGTGGGGGAGCTCCTGATCCGCAGCCCGCTGGTCATGCAGGGCTACTGGGGGCGGCCCGACCTGACGGCCCGGGGCTTCTACCACCGGACCATCGCCGGCCAGATGGAAGCCATCTACTACCGCACGGGCGACCTGGTGATGTTGCAGCCCGACGGCAACTACAAGTATCTGGGCCGCAAGGATCGTCAGATCAAGACCCGGGGCTACCGGGTGGAGCTGGACGAGATCGAGGTGGCCCTGCTGGCCCACCCGGCGGTACACGAGGCCGCGGTCTATCCCGTCCCCGACGGCCAGGGGAGCAACCTGATCAAGGCTGCGGTGGTGCCCACGCCTGGGGAAAGCCTGACCGTCAGCATGCTCATGGAGCACCTGAGCAGCCGGCTGCCCGCCTATGCCGTCCCCGCGGCCATCGACATCCTGGAGGAGTTCCCGCGTACTTCCACGGGCAAGATCAACCGGCGGGAGCTGCAGGCCCTGGCAGCCACGGCCCAGGCGTGA
- a CDS encoding acyl carrier protein — protein MDKKTAILDFIQDEIMKRRDPNLSSSTDLLSTGVLDSLGILQLVAFIDERFGIQVPDEDVVYENFHSVDSLVAYLEQNPAHAA, from the coding sequence ATGGACAAGAAAACCGCAATCCTGGACTTCATCCAAGATGAAATCATGAAGCGGCGGGACCCCAACCTGTCCAGCTCAACGGACCTGCTGTCCACTGGTGTGCTGGACTCCCTGGGCATCCTCCAGCTGGTGGCCTTCATCGACGAGCGGTTTGGCATCCAGGTGCCGGACGAGGATGTGGTCTACGAAAATTTCCACAGCGTGGACTCTCTGGTCGCGTACCTGGAGCAGAACCCCGCGCACGCCGCCTGA